The sequence GAAGTCGCGAGTCCCGACCAGCGGGCGACGCGCCGAGCCGCTTCAGCGGCTGGCAACGTCGCCGACACGCTCGGCAGGTCAGTCTCCACGCGCGTCACGGCCAACTCGATGTCTCCGGAAGGACCAAGGGCGACACCGGCCCCCCGGAACACGACGGGAACGCCTTGATGCATCTGAGCAAAGCGGAGGATGTTGCGGCGCGCCCCTGCACGGTTGCCCGCCGCAAGCTTCAGTTCCGCCTTGGCGATCTCGGGCGCGGTCCGTCGCAACGTGTTCAGCGCCCGTTGCTCGGCGCTCGCTCCAGCGGCGACAGAGAGCGGCCCAGGCAGAACCCGAGTCGGCGCCGCGAGGGCACTCGCGGACACCGACGCGCTGACGGCGACGACAGCAGCGCTCGTCGTGCAACGCCGTCTTGAAGTCGAGCCCGGCACGATGCGCCGCAGCCAATGAATGTTTCGCATGGGGTGCTCCGTACTCAAGCGGGGGGCTGGCAAACGACGCCAAGCACACTGCCTTGGTTGTTGCCTTCTTTGCACTCGGTGTTGGCGCCGCCATCATCGGCCACCACCTGAATATCCTTCTTCTGACTCGTGGGTGGGTTCGCCCAAGTGCAGCTGACACTCTCGCATTCGCCTGGATTGAGCGCCTTGCTAGTTGTGGCACTGCATACCTGCGTGGAGCCGTCGTAGAACCCGACGGGCACCCCTGCGCCCAGGGGTGCCGAACCACGATTGCACACCGGAGCGTTGAGCACCGCACCTCCCGCGCCACAGGAGAAGCCGGCGACACCGGCGGTCACGTCGGCGATGTCCTTACCGTTGGCGTCGCCCGGGACGTTCTGGCGGAAATTGTTCAGATCGGGATCGAGCCAGTTCTTTTGCCACGCGCTGGTCTTGGGCACCGTCCCATTCTCGTTGACGTGGGTGACGTGGTAGGCGTGCTGATTCCAGATCGTCCGCGAACGCACCCAGCGGTCTTTGGCGTCGGAGTACACACGAATACCCTGGACACCCTTGGGGTGGCTCGCGCGGCACGTGTCCCCATTGCCCGGCGTCCCTGCCGGGGGCGCCACGCACTTGAACCCTTCGTCGGAGCACGCTGCGTCCGTACCCGCGGCGCAACACTGGGCAGTGGCGGTGCACCGACAGAACCCGTTGTCACACACATTGGAGACGCAGTCCGTATTCTCTTTGCAGCGCACGCCGGGGAATTGCTGGTCCACCCCGTCGGCGGTGAGCATGGTGCAGGCTTTGCCGTTGACGCCATCGGAGCATGCCAAGTTGCTCGGGGTAACGAGATCCGCACGAAAGTTGCCGTCCGTGTCGGCCACGATGGGGTTCTCGTACCAAGTGCACGAGGACCGGTACTGGCTGAACAGTACGTTGCCGTTGGTGCCATCGTAGACGCGCACGAAACATTCGTCCCCGTAGACAACCTCGGCTTTCCCATCGTCTTCGAAGTCGAAGACGCTCGAGCCCGTGATGTTGCTCGAAATGTCCTGCGTCCGTCGCGACCACAGAATGCCACTCGGGCACGCAGCGGGAACGCCCGCGCTGTCGTCGCAGCTGTTGGTGTTGTTGCAGGTGCCGTTGGGTCGAGGACTGGCACCACAGTCAATGTCGTAGACCGTCAGAAACGCCTGACCAGCCACGCCGAGTTCGGGAAGACCATCACCGTCGTAGTCAGCAACCGTTGGCGGTCCGCCGCCGCCTCCTGGTACCGCAATGGGGCCGAGCACGACCGATGCATCCGTGGCCCGTAGGGTGACCTGGCCCCCTGCGACGATGGCGAGCTCCGGTGTGTTCGCTGGCAATCCGCTGCCGTAGGCGCCGAAGTCCGCGACCGCGACGAACCCAGCGGCGGGTGCGGTGTAGTAGGCCTCTTGAGTCCACGCGCCCGACGCCCACTCCCAGATGGCCGCGCCGTTCGTGAGTTCGATGGCCGGGTCTTGGTCGAGGTTGGCGAGCACGGGATTCAGTCCGGAGCTGTAGCTGGTGTATCCCGCCGGATTGCCGCTGCGCACCTTGCCCGTGAGTCCGTCGACCACCGCGCCTTCCAGAACGATCTCGGGCACTCCGTCATCGTCCAGATCGTGAATGCTCGGCCCCGCCCAGCCGAGCGAACAACGATGATTGCCGGGCGTGCACGCCGCGATCACGGCCGCGTCGGAAAGCCACAGACGGCTCCAGGCACCAGCCTTCTTCGAGAACGCTACCAGCTGACCTTCGGCGGCCCGGGCCACCACCTCGGCCGAACCGTCCCCGTCCAAGTCGGCCACAGCAACTGGGGAAGACGAAACCACGAATCCAGGGTGGCCGCTCTGCCCGCCTCCAAGGTTGGCTTCGAGGGTGCAATCGTTGCCCTTCAGCACGCGGATCACGCCCTCGTCTTCGGTGTAGTTGTTGACGACGGTCGCGGTGAACGGCGCGATGATGCTGGGGACCCCGCCGCCGCCGACGTTGAAGTTCACGACCATGGGTGTTGCCTGGACGTCACGATGGTTCGGGAAGGGGTCCCCTGCCGGCGGAGTGTTGAACTCGCACTTCACCGTCGGCGCAAAGTTGCCTGGTGGGAGTCCGACCTGGCAGTTCGGGTCGAAGGTCTTGGTTGGCGGTTGCCCCCACGGGACGCAGCCCGCCGTAGGCTCGCAATAGGTGTCGTTCTGACAGTCGTCGTCGTCATTGCACGACGTCTGTGTCACACAGAACCCATTGGCGCAGACCTGACCTTCGGGGCAGCCTCCCGGGCAGGTCACGGAGCCGTCGGTCGCGCCGCTGCCGTCCAATGAAATGCTGGCGTCGCCCGAGGATCCTCCCTGCCCTCCCGTACCCGACCCACCACCGGTGTTGGTGACGGTTTTTCCGCTGTCGTCGCTGCCGCAGTTGGCGAGGAGATAGGACGAGACGAGACAAGCAGCGAGTGCGAGGAACCTACGCGATGGAAGCGCCATGGGTGGCATCATAGCGCGCCTGGCTCCACATCGCGATCCTCGCGCCGTGACGGCTCGAGCGTCTCAGCTGATGGCGCCCGGTCAGTTGACGCAGCAGACCGTCACGGGGCCCGCGGGAGCGACTTCGCCGCTGGGACTGGCCGTTCCACTCGCGGGGCAATTCCCCGCTGTCGTGACCACCATCGGGTCGGTGTTGACACCCCAGTTGGAGTTCTGATTGTTGCCGTCCATGAATGCCGAGCATTGCCCGGAAAGTGGCACGCCCGCCAGATACGTCGACCCGGTGCAGTCGTCGAACCCGAACACGTTGACGCCACAGTTGGGGCTGCCCGCTGGGCAGCCGCACTTGCCGCCGGCCGAAGGTCCACATTGGCAGCTCGAACCCGTGCAGCTGCGAGTGTCGCTGACGGTGCCGTCGAAGTAGAGCGTCTTCTGGCTGTACGCGCCAGCGGGACACGCTAGGTCCCCGGCTTGGGCAATGCACGGTCCGGCCGCGCTCGGCAATCGCTGCACGCAGGTCTCGCCGACGTTGGTGCAGCTACCACCACTCGTCTGCCCGCAGGCACGCCCAGCTGGGGTCCAAGTAGGAGGCTGAGCGAGCGCCACGACCGTCGGTGTGCAGGTGCCGCCCGCGGTGGTGGTTCCTACGACCGCGCAAGCGTTGTTTCCGTTCTGGTTGGGCACGCTGACCGCCGTACAACTGTCGATCGCAATCGGATTGGCGCTGACGGAGGAACAGTTGTTGCCAGAGTTGCACGTGAGGAGCGCCTGACAATCCTCCTGCCCCGGGGCGGAACACTGGCAACTGCAGGCCGCGGCGTTGGCTTTCAAGTCGCCCTTGTCGAAGAGCTGACGAGTCGAGTCGAAGCCATCAGGGCATTTGGCGGTCGCTTGCTTGTCGACGTAGCCGACGCCCTGCCAACCACTCGGAACGGGGGGTGCACAGACGTATCCAGACTGACACTGCGGATCAGCACAGTCGATCAAAGAATCACCGTCGTCGTCCACGTGATTGGTGCAGTCCTCTTTGCCGGGGGCACCACCCACGCCGCCACCCACACCAGCGACGCCACCCGTAGCGGTCCCGCCCGCGCCCGCGCCACCGACACCGGCACTGCCTCCGCCCACGCCCGCGCCACCCCCGCCGGTGCCTGCGCTCGCGCCGTTGCCGCCTAGACCAGCGCTTGCTCCAACTCCGGCGCTCGCGCCGTTGCCCGCGACGGCTCCGGTCGATCCCGCGTCCGGCCCCGGACCGAAATTGGCCGAGTCATCCCCGCCACAGCCAATCAGAAACACCCCTACCGACAGCGGAATCCAGTAGCGCATGCGAAGCCCTTTCCGCCCCTCATGCTAGCAGCACCTGCCGCGTTTACCAATCGGTGGCTCAGCGGGGAACGACCTGGAAGAAGTCCCACGCCGGCGTATGGTTATTCTCAGACGCCACCTGTGCAGTCACGTAGAGCGCGGGATAGGTCGCTTCTATGGCACCGCTTGCGTCGGTGACGATGCCGGAGATGAACAATTGCGGGTTGGCATCGGCACGTCGAATCGACGAGAACACCACCCAGTAATAGTTCTTGCCCCCGGACTGTTCCGCTGTGGGCGCCCAACGGGGCCATGAGTTGGTCAACCCGGGACTGACTTTCCCGCTGCATGCGGGTGGGTCATTCGCAGCAAGGCGAGTCGCTGCACCACCCTTGGCTGGCACGACATACACCTCACCCGTTGGCTCGTTGTAGGAGTCCGCCCACTCTCCGGAAGTCTCCTTGCGCGGGGCACAGCGATTGAACGCCAACAATGAATCGCCGGGGGAGATGACGGGGTAATACTCCCAGTAGTTGGCGTCGCTCGCACCCGATAGCGGCGTAGCCGAGCCACCGGCCTTGGCGTTGTATGGCACGGTGTAGATGTCCATGGTGGGATCTGCATCCGTGATGCGTGTCACCACGCCCTCGCCCGAAACGGGCGCCGACGTATACGCGATGGTGCTGCCGTCGTGCCACCACGTCGGCGACGCGACCTGCCGTGGGTCACCGTTTCGAGCGACAATACCCCAACCGGAGTTGGCATCTGCCGCGTGCAGATCCGTCCACACCAGTTCGCTCTTGCCACTCGTCAACGTCGCGTCATGGAACACGCTCAGTGCGACTGCGTCAGAAGCGCTGTAGTGTGCCGCGGACAGCGCGGGTGCGGACTGCTTGTGACGCGCCAGGAGTTGTAGCGCCGTGGGGGATACGTCGACCGCAGCGGGGCCAGTGCCCTTTCCGTCTACGCTGCGCACGTCCACGGAGCGAGTGCCCGCAGTGCCGTCACGCACGTAGAAGGTATAGGCGCCATCAGGCGACGATGCGTGACAAGCAACGCAGTTGGTATCCCCACCCACGATGGCGGGGGTCAACACGGTGGTGACCTTCGTGTCCCCGATGGCGAAGCCCTTGAGCGCAGTGGCCCCGGAGCTCGGCGGGCCGCTGGTCCAGTAGACGACTGAGCCAGGCGCGGCCACAGGCGCCAGATGAAGGGTCCCAGCGGCGCCGGTTGCGGGCCCTGCGCTGAGGGTACCACCGTCGAGCTTGCCGCCGCGTAACGTCACTTGGATGTCCTGGCCGCCGCTGTTCTTGGTCAGTCCACTCCACATGCCTGCATCCATCGCGTAGGAGCTTTGGCTGGTGTACACGACCAAGTCGTTCACTTGGTTCTGCACGGACAAGCGCAACTCGAACACGTTCTGATCCGGGGCTGGCGTCCACTCGAACACCAGCGGCGTCCAATTGCGCGGCACCAGCGCGCCCAGACTGGGCTCGAACAAGCACGGTCCGCCTGAGGGTTGACCCGGACTCGCGAACTGCGTTGGCAAGTCCGATGGCAAGCCGCTGTCCACTACGATGGGGTCTTTGGGGAAGTCGGTGAAGGTCGTGGGTGCTCCACCCGCACCCGTGCCACCTGTGCTGCTTGCATCCGCCCCGCCGCTTCCCGCCGCACCACTACCGCCGACGCCCGGTGGATTGCTCGCTACGCCACCTTCGTCCGACGAGCACGAAAACCCAGCGCCCAGAGCGACCGCCAACACAACGACCAACAGGACCGTGACACGATTCGATGAAGACATCCCGGAATCGAGGATACACCGAGCCCTGGAGTCGTGCACCCCGACCAGCTACGGGCATGCGCCAGATCTGCGGCAGCGACGCTAGAGCTGACGCACCAAGCCGAGACCCAACGTGGCGCCGAGGTAGGTAGCGGTGACGTCGCTTTCCGCGTTGCCGGGGCCCGGCAGCACCATCCGTGCACGGTGACGCGCCGCGTGGCCGCAGAGCAACAGCAGGTCCACGGGCTCGAGACAGACATTGCCCTCGAAGCGGTCGATGGGCGTTCCGGGCTCCGAGCCCATGGCGAAGACGCGCTGCACCGAAGCGCGGGCACGGAAACGAGACACGTGCAGCACGACTTCGCCGCCCAAGTGCCCTTGGGTCTGTATGCGGCGTCGCGTCTCGTCCCCAGCGAAGAAGCGACCTCCCGCCGTGGCGCCGCCCTGGGCACTCAGTTCGAGCAAGAAGTCGTCTAGATCCACGAGGTACCCCAGGTCGAAGGTGGGAATGTCTATCTGCGAGCGGTAGAGCTTGTCGTTCCCGAGGAAGGTCAGCCCGAGCCCTCCACGGAGAAACGGGCCATGGCCAGTGCCGAGCAACAGTCGCGCTCCGGTGGTGCTGCGACTGTCGAGCAATCCTTCGAAACCATGGGTACTGCCACCGAGGGCCGCAGTCATCAGCACCCGTGACGTCAGCGCGCCGTTCGACTCGTGGATGTCCGGGTCGAGGAGCAGCATGTACCCCGTAGTCCTGGCATCCGCATCACTCCCGTCGACCTGCCACTGACCCACGCGGACCCCCAACGCTTCGGCCATGCCTTTGAGACTGAAGAGTTCGTCACTCGATGCGCGCGGCCGCGGTGAGTCGTCGCTGTCGTCTCGCGACCTTGGCTTCACCTCCGGCGCGGGCGGCGGTTGCACGACGGCGGCTGGCGGCGGTGCGCTCGGCTGCGGCGCGTAGCCCTGGGGAGGCGACTGCGGCGGGTAGCCCTGCGGCGGCGCTCCGGACTGAGGCGAGTAGCCCTGGGGAGGCGACTGTGGCGGCGCTCCGGACTGAGGCGAGTAGCCCTGGGGCGGCCGTTGAGGCGAGTAGCCCTGCGGTGGCGCTCCGGTTTGCGCCTGAC comes from Polyangiaceae bacterium and encodes:
- a CDS encoding CARDB domain-containing protein; translated protein: MALPSRRFLALAACLVSSYLLANCGSDDSGKTVTNTGGGSGTGGQGGSSGDASISLDGSGATDGSVTCPGGCPEGQVCANGFCVTQTSCNDDDDCQNDTYCEPTAGCVPWGQPPTKTFDPNCQVGLPPGNFAPTVKCEFNTPPAGDPFPNHRDVQATPMVVNFNVGGGGVPSIIAPFTATVVNNYTEDEGVIRVLKGNDCTLEANLGGGQSGHPGFVVSSSPVAVADLDGDGSAEVVARAAEGQLVAFSKKAGAWSRLWLSDAAVIAACTPGNHRCSLGWAGPSIHDLDDDGVPEIVLEGAVVDGLTGKVRSGNPAGYTSYSSGLNPVLANLDQDPAIELTNGAAIWEWASGAWTQEAYYTAPAAGFVAVADFGAYGSGLPANTPELAIVAGGQVTLRATDASVVLGPIAVPGGGGGPPTVADYDGDGLPELGVAGQAFLTVYDIDCGASPRPNGTCNNTNSCDDSAGVPAACPSGILWSRRTQDISSNITGSSVFDFEDDGKAEVVYGDECFVRVYDGTNGNVLFSQYRSSCTWYENPIVADTDGNFRADLVTPSNLACSDGVNGKACTMLTADGVDQQFPGVRCKENTDCVSNVCDNGFCRCTATAQCCAAGTDAACSDEGFKCVAPPAGTPGNGDTCRASHPKGVQGIRVYSDAKDRWVRSRTIWNQHAYHVTHVNENGTVPKTSAWQKNWLDPDLNNFRQNVPGDANGKDIADVTAGVAGFSCGAGGAVLNAPVCNRGSAPLGAGVPVGFYDGSTQVCSATTSKALNPGECESVSCTWANPPTSQKKDIQVVADDGGANTECKEGNNQGSVLGVVCQPPA